AGCGGCGCCTTAGCtcgcgtctatttcatatttccctgcttcgctcccaggacacgtgcgccgatttgtccgtcgtgggatgcaataactctgatgggcgagagaacgagtacagagaaacagaaagaaagatataaagaaagagaaagattcttgctgaaaaaaaatccttcacgaggcgggattcaaactcGCATGCCATCGATCTGAAggcgagtgtcgtaaccactcggctatccaggcacgctagcagaacatagaacagccatgtatagtacagtataggaaGGGGGCGTGAAATGGAAGTGACGATGAGAGATGCGATGcgagtgtaaagcatagcatagagagaaataaaggaaagaaagaaagagaaagaaagggaatttaagaaagagagagcaagagcaagagatagaaagaaagaggaagcgagaaagaaaggcaagaaagaaagatagaaagggcgaaaaagagaaggaaatacaTAAAGACAGAAAGGAAttatagaaataaacagagatgaaaaagacagaaaaaagagagagagaggtaagataaaaataaagagaaacgaaggccgcccagctccgcacttccttcaggcttggcacatcTAGTAtgaagctgccttgattttttttttttttgttcttcctcGGGAAAATCAACCAGGCTAATTTCAGCACGAGATAAATGCTAAATTCTGAAGTCATTTGAGGCAACCTGCAACTTCGAATTGACATATTAGCGATTATAAATAACTGAAAAGTTGACCTATTAAAATTAATTTATAAATAATACAtagtgataaaaatactgcttgtagGCACACACGACTGCCACTAATAAGCAGTTGGTACGATTTTTTAGAACTATAGACTTTGAAATAATGGCCAGTGAGCAAATAGTCGTCCACAGTGTTTAATACATGCACGCAAGTTCACATGCATTTAGACCGCAAGTAGACATTGGCACAATTTATTTGCACAGTCAACAAGAACACTGGAGGTAATCCCAAAGCAAGGTGTCAGCAGTACAACCACAAGTAAGTTAAGAAAGTATAGCactgaagaaacagcagtgtAGCAATGGCAATCTGAAAGTAGCGAAGTATCAAAACAAGGTGTGGCCTAAAGCTCCCAAGTACTTACAGCAAGGAGAAAGGTTACACCAAGCaggattgaaaaaagaaaaagcggttcCAACCCTTTAGTATTCACTCCACATAAAAATATAAATGTGACTGTGGTCCGTATGCAAGATGCATTTTCTTGAATTTTTTAAAGcaagacaacaaaaacaaaagcataCCTGCTTGTAAAAAACTGCTAATCAATCTTGCATTGCAACGTGATTAACAATATGGGATAGCAATCAATTAATAATGCCACTTCATATTACATGCAAAGAACAAAACCTGCTGCTGCTCTTGAACAGGACTCATGTTGGTAAGTACGCTTCCAATACTTCATCTTGCAATACCAATGTGCAGAACAGAATTAACATATCTAAAAGTAGGTTCAGAAACAGTGCTATAAATTTTAACCCTGCAAGAAATGCCATGCAAAACGAATGGCCGCAGAAAGTACACGCAATGCACTAGGTTCGGTCGTAGTAGTCGACATGGTCACCAGACTGGAAGTTCTGATCCCCAAGAATTTTAACCAGCTTAAGAGATGTGGCATCCGGTGTTAGAATACTACCAGCCTCAACCGCACCTGAAAGGTAAAAGACAATAAAAAAATCAATCTCATCCATTCACTACACAATCACCATCTTTTTATACATCAACTTCAGTACAAAGGCCTCTCTCAATTACCCCAACACATGTTAAATTGTAAAAACAGCATCAGAACACATAgacaagagaaaaaaatgccaggcctgcgctgaaactgcagcacagtcacagcgaaagctggaagagcggcgtttctagagcccgttaagctctcttggggctacaatacaagtacactagaaaggtacccactacgccataaatcacaatttttgtgaagttgggaagcacctaataagccattattcgtcattctgcggagaagcgaggcaccagctacacgtctgtaaggcattatgtggactttgttgacacgacgactgatgacgatgaagaattatggctcagccctttgtaatgggttggaatctttaaacagcccaccagttatgtaatttgcattgggtgacgcccggtcgctatttccctctcccgtcatgctgtataacatacgttgacgtgggagagagacgggggggggggggcgaagaactttactgagaccccgaggaaatggatcatgtgcttatgggcttccttggcaaccaatacaagtgcacttgcgaggaacccactacgctataaatatttgtaattttactgagaccccgaggaagtggatcatgcgcttatgggcttccttggcaacgaatacaagcgcacttgcgaggaacgctctatgctataaatcattgtaattttttagatgtagggcagcaggcactgtgccatttttcgtcattctacggagagcgttggtacctgctaaacgcatgtaaggcattatgcgcactttgttgatgctgtgcctaatgacgatgaagaattatggcagagccctttgtaatgggttggaagcattcaacaaactactcgcgcaattcgcattgtgtgacgtctggttacagaattcgcgttgtgcgacgcttggtgcttattttactcttctaccacgctatattacatatgctaatgtggttccttcccaacatgaagcctgtataggacctttttgcaaagcagtttcaagcaccagcatggctcagaggttgaatactgggctcccacgcagagggccccggttcgaacctcgttccatcctgaaatttttttcttatttcgttttttttttttttaatttcgagcgatactggttacgaacaccggcggcggcggacaactacggcgccaaaaacggccggtgaaatgatctcataacagctttcgctgtaaaaagcggaCAAAAATCCGACTTTTAACTGAAGTTTACTGTGAAAATACAACAGAATATAAgatataataatttctggggtttaacatcctaaaaccacgatatgattatgaggagacACCACAGTGGAGgtatccggaaattttgaccacctggggttctttaacatgcgcctaaacctaagtacacaggactcaagcatcttcgcctccatcgaaaatgcggtcgctgcggccgggattcgatcctgcgacctctgggtcagcagtcaagcaacaGAATATAAGAAAATTGCGAGATGACTGAGCAACAAAAATTATATACAGTATGAGAACCTATATCACATGTTTCAGCCGTGCACATGGGGCAAAAAAGGTTAATTCTTTTGCTGACAAATCACTACCCAACAATACACCTAACTGAGCAACAACGTCACAATTTGCTCAGTATATgtcatttttgttgttcttttatgCCATGATTTTCTTGTATTATCCCGCATCTTgacaataaacctcagttgaaggTCAGAGCTTCACTTGTAATTTtttcttgtccctgtttattttcttTGCTGTTGATAAGATAACACACATTAAAACACTGgatgtgcaaacacagacacaagagaagtcaagacaccacaagcaccacggcgtttgtggtgtcttgacttctctcttgtgcccgtgtctgcacaccctgtcttttaacgtgaatacttaccaactagctcagatctctgttattctaaacctaACACCTCCTAGTGCAGCTTTGTTTTATGTCAGCCACACGCATCCTATGCACTGAATTTCATTATCTCAACACTCTGTCTAATCATAATTCAACTGTGTGCCCTTTCCCTTAGCACCCATTCTTCTTAACAGAGGAATTATTGCAGGTTTCACAATAACCATAAATTTTAAGTAAAACTAAGTTGTATGTCGATATCATTTAGTTAGCACAGATATCAGTGCACATTAATGTGTTGAAGCATGTTTCTGTGCGTGGATGCATCCTTTCTTTTACCTCTTGCCACTTCAGCAATCTCCTTCACTCCGTGGTGCAATGCTCGCTGCATTGCCGTGTCTACAGGGCCCGGTGAATAGTTCAGCACCGTCACCGTGGGATTTTCTGCAGCGATAATCCTCATGTACATTTGTCGAGCAGCTTTCCCTGAAAGCATCGATACAAAAGAAAATGttaagaaagacacacacacacaagcattgTATCTGCTTGCACAGAAGTACTAAGGCAAAGAAACAGGCTGCCCATGTTTTAGTAGCGTAAAAAAGAAAGCATTCACTGGTTTTGTAGCACCTGCATTTATTGAAGCCCTTTTACACAGGTGTACATAATTTTATTGACAGAAATACAAAAGTTTTAATGAAAATCCAGAAAAGTAGGCCGACGACCCATTTCATATCATACACATAACAAGGCAGCTACGTATATGATACTCAAAGTAAAAATAAACTTTTGGCTGCAATGGTTGAAAGCGCAAAGATGCAAGATTGCATAAGAAACATAGGTGTGTAAATACAAGGACAGAAAAGTGTGACTTTATAGCTTTTCCACTCTGCAAAATAACAGACTTCAAGAAAATCGAGAAAGCAGAATTTTTTCACCAAGACCATAAAATACACAAAATTAAAGAAACTTAACAATGATCACGTGTTGATAAAATGAGGGTGATACTCCATTGAAGAAGTGTATTTTGCAGATTGATAATGTTTCAAAATGTGCGATATTATGTTGCAACAACTGTAATTTACAATTAATACATAATTTTGGGATGCACCAAGTATCACACACTATTTTCTGTGTCGAGGATGTGGCAGCTATTAGTAGATTCTGCGAAGCACTATTTGAACATTGAAATGAAGTCAGAATAATTTTTTAACAATATTACGCTTTAAGCATTACTGTTAAAAGCCATGTAATTAAATTCATAATTTATAAttagtgaaataactttatttcgCTATGTAATTGTCGTCGCATTCATTTTGTGATTTTACAGCTAAACAGTACAAATTAAATGTATTCATTATGTTACCAAATCTTATGCTAAGCGTAGTATGGTGAATTCCACTTGATAAAAACGCATTTTCTTACCAGTGCAGTAAATGCCCGCGCCAGCCATTGGCTTGACAGCGGCAAGTGAAGATATGTTGATAATGGTCCTAGAAAGGTTGGAGCTGTTCGGGAACTTTTCAATAAAGGCCGAAGTCAGCGTCATAACAGACGTTACGTTGAGATGAAAGTAGTCATCGATTTCTTTCTCGTCGGTGAATTGCGTCGCATACTTGCGCACATCACCGATCGTGCCTACATTGTGAACCAGCAAAACGCCGTCCGCTGCAGAAATCTTGGACCAGGTGTCCGTTATCAGCTTTCGGTAATCGTCAAACGTGGCCGTGGAATGATCCATAACTTGCGCGACAACTTCAATGCCGGGCGCACCTTGGGCGACGAGACGCTTGGTTTCATTGAGATTCACGGCGTTGCGACCGGTGATGACTAACACGGAATTTTGGGCGACTTCTCGGCTGAAGGCCTGAGCTAGAGCTCTTCCTATCCCAACGCTCGCCCCAGTTATGATCACGTAGTATTTCCTCTTCCAGAATGCGCTCGCTGCGTCACCTGTTGATTCCGCCATCGCAGTAGTTACCGCACTGCTCCGACGGCTTCAGTGACGAAATGCTGCTCAACGTCCGGACTCCGAAGCTTTCTCAGCTTTCTCCTTTCAACGTGCAGCGGCGTAGCGACCCCAAGACCTTGAAGTCACTCAAGAAGCGCCGCCCAACACCCGACACCATGCCAATGTGACAACACCCCTAACATTCGTCGGCTCCGTTGATGGTGTTATCACTTATAACGGCCTTTTACGACAGCTGAACGACCGGAGATAAACACTTGCGTTGCCCTATTCACCTGTGCCCTCAATGGATGTTCTTTTATGTTCTCAATTCTCGCTTCATGCATTCTCTTTTGAATGGGAGCAGGATCGCCggcttcaaaagaaaaaaaaagcacatgacCTATCCGGAACTCACGTGATGTATTATGCGACATCTTCTTGTTGGGCGCGcgtattttgaaaacaaataatgCGCAGAAGACCGCGGACCATGCACTGTATCTGGCTGAACTCGTCCAGAGCTGAGCTCGTTCTGTACCACGGTGACCACAGTTGTGCTCTGTACGGCGCTCCTGTCAATCCCTATCCCCAGCAGTGAATTCCTGGTACCACGCATGAGGAGGGGCGGCGCCagaatttttttactgggggggcacccacgacaagtgggtgccttcaggggggcagggaggctgggaacatatgcattgtattttgactatgcttgctcttgggggggcaaagggggcatGAGCGTACGTGAACTGCTCCTCGGCAACGTGCTCCTTCATTGAGTACATGGAGAAAGAAAAACTTCGAAGACACTTGAGCttctccttcaagagtagaacgcgtaaGCGTAATaggaccccgtgcgcatcgccgtcTCAAATAATCACTagattcggttctcggtgcatgcctcaaccgcgccgtaaggaaacgaacgactgtgcgcataaCGTTGGCCGTGTCAAAGTTTGTTCGCTTGTTTGTTTGCCGCCTTAAGGAGACttgctcatacccacgagggggattggccacactgacaattataaagggaaatgtaaatcctatgaaacttcaaaaataaataagaacgaaacgcgatgtaaataaaaagtgaaagagtT
Above is a window of Rhipicephalus sanguineus isolate Rsan-2018 chromosome 3, BIME_Rsan_1.4, whole genome shotgun sequence DNA encoding:
- the LOC119387230 gene encoding sepiapterin reductase; translation: MAESTGDAASAFWKRKYYVIITGASVGIGRALAQAFSREVAQNSVLVITGRNAVNLNETKRLVAQGAPGIEVVAQVMDHSTATFDDYRKLITDTWSKISAADGVLLVHNVGTIGDVRKYATQFTDEKEIDDYFHLNVTSVMTLTSAFIEKFPNSSNLSRTIINISSLAAVKPMAGAGIYCTGKAARQMYMRIIAAENPTVTVLNYSPGPVDTAMQRALHHGVKEIAEVARGAVEAGSILTPDATSLKLVKILGDQNFQSGDHVDYYDRT